The following proteins come from a genomic window of Actinacidiphila yeochonensis CN732:
- a CDS encoding DUF899 domain-containing protein, whose amino-acid sequence MSLPEIVSQEQWLVARKELLAKEKELRRAQDALAAQRRRLPMVRMEKPYVFEGADGPVGLLELFEEKRQLIVQHVMFDPSWDVACKSCTAGIDQLAEKLQDHLGSRDTRYVLVARAPYPKFAAYVEQRGWTLPCFSSYGSEFNYDFNVSIDASVKPVYFNYRELPELKEAGLGWIADKPGEQPGLSCFLRDGDEVFHTYSTYARGSDFGGTYGFLDLTALGRQEEWEEPKGRAVHAGAAIPQFE is encoded by the coding sequence ATGAGCCTCCCCGAGATCGTCTCCCAGGAGCAGTGGCTGGTGGCCCGCAAGGAGCTGCTCGCCAAGGAGAAGGAGCTACGCCGGGCGCAGGACGCCCTCGCCGCCCAACGACGCCGCCTGCCCATGGTGCGGATGGAGAAGCCCTACGTCTTCGAGGGCGCGGACGGCCCGGTGGGCCTGCTGGAGCTGTTCGAGGAGAAGCGGCAACTCATCGTGCAGCACGTCATGTTCGACCCGTCCTGGGACGTGGCGTGCAAGAGCTGCACGGCCGGTATCGACCAGCTCGCCGAGAAGCTGCAGGACCACCTCGGGTCCCGCGACACCCGGTACGTCCTCGTGGCCCGCGCGCCCTACCCGAAGTTCGCCGCCTACGTGGAGCAGCGCGGCTGGACGCTGCCGTGTTTCTCCTCCTACGGCAGCGAGTTCAACTACGACTTCAACGTCTCCATCGACGCCTCCGTCAAGCCGGTCTACTTCAACTACCGCGAGCTGCCGGAGCTGAAGGAAGCCGGCCTCGGCTGGATCGCCGACAAGCCGGGGGAGCAGCCCGGGCTGAGCTGCTTCCTGCGCGACGGTGACGAGGTCTTCCACACCTACTCCACCTACGCCCGCGGCTCGGACTTCGGCGGCACGTACGGCTTCCTCGACCTCACCGCCCTGGGCCGCCAGGAGGAGTGGGAGGAGCCCAAGGGCCGCGCGGTGCACGCGGGCGCGGCCATCCCGCAGTTCGAGTAG
- a CDS encoding DUF397 domain-containing protein — MLSTHRFEDVQWHKSSYSDGMPGGACIEVALHNPGTVPVRDSKDPHGPVLAFTPAEWNVFLGAVREGELPTA, encoded by the coding sequence ATGCTCAGCACGCACAGGTTCGAAGACGTTCAGTGGCACAAGTCCAGCTACAGCGACGGCATGCCGGGCGGCGCCTGCATCGAGGTCGCCCTGCACAACCCCGGCACCGTGCCCGTACGGGACAGCAAGGACCCGCACGGGCCCGTGCTCGCGTTCACTCCTGCGGAGTGGAACGTCTTCCTCGGCGCCGTGCGGGAGGGCGAACTCCCCACGGCCTGA
- a CDS encoding DUF397 domain-containing protein gives MHSTHRFNDAQWHKSNYSNGQAGGECIEVALHTPGTVPVRDSKDPHGPVLAFTPTEWNAFLSAVRKGELPTS, from the coding sequence ATGCACAGCACGCACAGGTTCAACGATGCCCAGTGGCACAAGTCCAACTACAGCAACGGCCAGGCCGGCGGCGAGTGCATCGAGGTCGCCCTCCATACCCCCGGCACCGTGCCCGTACGGGACAGCAAGGACCCGCACGGGCCCGTCCTCGCGTTCACCCCCACCGAGTGGAACGCCTTCCTCAGCGCCGTGCGGAAGGGCGAACTCCCCACGAGCTGA
- a CDS encoding acetamidase/formamidase family protein, which produces MHLKATDSHNVWDNSIPPVLTVAPGDTVTVETLESSGGQLSRTSTAADAANLDFGRLNPVTGPIRVDGAEPGDALVVDILDAAVDEWGWTACIPGFGLLADDFPDAHLRIVPINGDRAELLPGLAVPVLPMVGTIGTAVPEPGEHSVVPPRRWGGNMDIRQIGPGARLRLPVGVDGALLSLGDVHAAMGDGEVCGTGVETSATIRLRVGLEKGAAPRTPILETSPASRRTGAALVTTGIGPDLMAASKEAARHLVDEVARRTGIDPVDAYLLVSIAGDLVISEIVDVPNWVVSAHLDRSLLAGL; this is translated from the coding sequence ATGCACCTGAAAGCCACCGACTCGCACAACGTCTGGGACAACTCGATCCCGCCGGTGCTCACCGTCGCCCCCGGCGACACGGTGACCGTGGAGACCCTGGAGTCCAGCGGCGGGCAGCTCTCCCGCACCTCGACGGCCGCCGACGCCGCCAACCTCGACTTCGGCCGCCTCAACCCGGTGACCGGCCCGATCCGGGTGGACGGCGCCGAGCCCGGTGACGCGCTGGTCGTCGACATCCTCGACGCCGCCGTCGACGAGTGGGGCTGGACCGCCTGCATCCCCGGCTTCGGACTGCTCGCCGACGACTTCCCCGACGCCCACCTGCGGATCGTCCCCATCAACGGCGACCGCGCCGAGCTGCTGCCCGGCCTCGCCGTGCCGGTGCTGCCCATGGTCGGCACCATCGGGACGGCCGTGCCGGAGCCCGGCGAGCACTCCGTGGTGCCGCCGCGCCGCTGGGGCGGCAACATGGACATCCGCCAGATCGGCCCCGGTGCCCGGCTGCGGCTGCCGGTCGGGGTGGACGGCGCGCTGCTCTCCCTCGGCGACGTGCACGCGGCGATGGGCGACGGCGAGGTCTGCGGCACCGGCGTCGAGACCTCGGCGACCATCCGGCTGCGCGTGGGCCTGGAGAAGGGCGCGGCCCCCCGCACCCCGATCCTGGAGACGTCCCCGGCCTCCCGCCGCACCGGCGCGGCCCTGGTCACCACCGGCATCGGCCCCGACCTGATGGCCGCGTCGAAGGAAGCCGCCCGCCACCTCGTCGACGAGGTGGCCCGCCGTACCGGCATCGACCCCGTCGACGCGTACCTGCTCGTCAGCATCGCGGGCGACCTGGTCATCTCCGAGATCGTCGACGTCCCGAACTGGGTCGTCAGCGCGCACCTGGACCGCTCGCTCCTCGCCGGCCTCTGA
- a CDS encoding APC family permease — protein sequence MRLSDLIIYGLVFMVPIAPFAIFGVVFNGSKGMVPLTYLIGLVAMFFTALSYREMSRAFPIAGSVYAYAGRGINDKVGFIAGWGILLDYLLIPTLLYVMSAAALTSLVPGVPQWLWVVVFVVVNSVVNFFGIESTARLNKYFLLGELVVLALFVGFGVAAIVAGKNGAHFSLDPFYRHGLVTPGLIFGALSIAVLSFLGFDGISTLSEEVEGGDRRLVGKATMYALVAVAVLFVVQTYVAALLVPGKTGFKGDDATNSAFYDIAAIAGGHWLKTTIAVASALATGVANSLVAQAATSRLLYSMARDRKLPAFLGHVHPKRKVPQRAIMFVAVVSLVLGLCFVGQVDLLSSLVNFGALFSFLLLHASVFTHFVLRNRSRRYGLHIAAPLIGFVIIGSVLWNMDDRARISGVIWLAVGGCVLLYYRLSGRGANLELENT from the coding sequence TTGAGACTGTCCGACCTGATCATCTACGGGTTGGTGTTCATGGTGCCCATCGCACCGTTCGCCATCTTCGGTGTGGTCTTCAACGGGTCGAAGGGCATGGTCCCGCTGACCTACCTCATCGGCCTGGTCGCGATGTTCTTCACCGCGCTCAGCTACCGCGAGATGTCCCGGGCCTTCCCGATCGCCGGCTCCGTCTACGCGTACGCCGGGCGCGGCATCAACGACAAGGTGGGCTTCATCGCGGGCTGGGGCATCCTGCTGGACTACCTGCTCATCCCCACCCTGCTCTACGTGATGAGCGCCGCCGCCCTCACCTCGCTCGTGCCCGGCGTGCCGCAGTGGCTGTGGGTCGTGGTCTTCGTCGTCGTCAACTCGGTTGTCAACTTCTTCGGCATCGAGTCCACCGCCCGGCTCAACAAGTACTTCCTGCTGGGTGAACTGGTCGTGCTGGCGCTGTTCGTCGGGTTCGGCGTGGCGGCGATCGTCGCGGGCAAGAACGGCGCGCACTTCTCACTCGACCCGTTCTACCGCCACGGGCTCGTCACCCCCGGGCTGATCTTCGGCGCGCTGTCCATCGCGGTGCTGAGCTTCCTCGGCTTCGACGGCATCTCGACGCTGTCGGAGGAGGTCGAGGGCGGCGACCGGCGCCTGGTCGGCAAGGCCACGATGTACGCGCTGGTCGCGGTGGCGGTGCTGTTCGTCGTGCAGACCTACGTGGCCGCCCTGCTGGTGCCGGGGAAGACCGGGTTCAAGGGCGACGACGCCACCAACTCCGCCTTCTACGACATCGCCGCCATCGCCGGCGGCCACTGGCTCAAGACCACCATCGCCGTCGCCTCCGCGCTGGCCACCGGCGTCGCCAACTCGCTGGTGGCACAGGCCGCGACCTCCCGCCTGCTCTACAGCATGGCCCGCGACCGCAAGCTGCCGGCGTTCCTCGGCCACGTCCACCCCAAGCGGAAGGTGCCGCAGCGGGCCATCATGTTCGTGGCGGTCGTGTCCCTGGTGCTGGGCCTGTGTTTCGTCGGCCAGGTCGACCTGCTGTCGTCGCTGGTCAACTTCGGCGCGCTGTTCTCGTTCCTGCTGCTGCACGCCTCGGTCTTCACGCACTTCGTGCTCCGCAACCGCAGCCGCCGTTACGGTCTCCACATCGCGGCCCCGCTCATCGGCTTCGTGATCATCGGCTCGGTGCTGTGGAACATGGACGACCGCGCCCGGATCAGCGGCGTCATCTGGCTCGCCGTCGGCGGCTGCGTGCTGCTCTACTACCGCCTCAGCGGACGGGGCGCCAACCTGGAACTGGAGAACACCTGA
- a CDS encoding carbohydrate-binding protein: MFGRRGLASAGAIAMAVAVGLAAPSASTAADAATGTAQATSTAQATAGGDPVLAFAHQNSDLLYGTAYRAAVRNLTETNTVPYDPNVYDTSGLMSDPPGTFIKAGGGYPQPWTRDASLNTWNAANLLEPDAARNTLWSVVDKDADGQLVVQQDNQQWDQVIWVTGAWNHYLVTGDRTFLGEAYQASVNTLHARETAASRGADFGFNTTYGLFEGLGFFNDGVAGYPSPPVEGDDALGAGAGSYPAIRSAMMLSTNEVYYEAYVDAADMAKSLRRPAAEVRGYQAKAAALKKAINTYLWLPKEGRYGYFIHNGDALQGQVDDHEEGTGLAFALMFGIASPQQAREIVAHTHTSTWGITDTYPTEARYSEAEPGRHNAMVWPMVQGMWASGLADVGAQVPFAQEVGRLAELADNSSGFYEIYNADTGAQSGGWQAGTAWGSQPDQTWSATAYLRMIYDGVFGLDFTTSGIGFAPSLPAGWGDVTLSGISYRQADLTVRLHGAGNVVSGFTVDGRRTDHHSVPADLTGRHTVDITLTGAPRADRDGDHVLDAADTCPDQPGTAALHGCPAPTRLQAEDAINRGGTKVSTNDVIYGADAHTGYDGRGYVDGIWQQGASSTFPVHRAKTGAATYDLTIRYANASGDGRTLSLYADGAKVRQVQLPPVGTAGDWNTWGQTTVTGLTLSGAEPTVTLKWDAGDTGQVNLDWVGLTAG, translated from the coding sequence TTGTTCGGACGCCGCGGACTGGCGTCCGCCGGAGCGATCGCCATGGCGGTCGCGGTGGGGCTGGCGGCCCCGTCGGCCTCCACGGCCGCCGACGCCGCGACGGGCACGGCGCAGGCGACGAGCACAGCGCAGGCGACGGCGGGCGGCGATCCGGTACTCGCCTTCGCGCACCAGAACAGCGACCTGCTGTACGGAACCGCGTACCGGGCGGCGGTGCGGAACCTGACGGAGACGAACACCGTTCCGTACGACCCGAACGTCTACGACACCAGCGGCCTGATGTCCGACCCGCCGGGTACGTTCATCAAGGCCGGCGGCGGCTACCCGCAGCCGTGGACCCGGGACGCCTCGCTCAACACCTGGAACGCGGCCAACCTCCTGGAGCCGGACGCGGCCCGCAACACGCTGTGGTCCGTGGTGGACAAGGACGCCGACGGCCAGTTGGTCGTCCAGCAGGACAACCAGCAGTGGGACCAGGTCATCTGGGTCACCGGTGCCTGGAACCACTACCTCGTCACCGGTGACCGCACGTTCCTCGGCGAGGCGTACCAGGCGTCCGTGAACACCCTGCACGCGCGGGAGACCGCCGCGAGCCGGGGCGCGGACTTCGGGTTCAACACCACGTACGGCCTGTTCGAGGGGCTGGGCTTCTTCAACGACGGCGTCGCCGGCTACCCGTCGCCCCCCGTCGAAGGCGACGACGCCCTGGGCGCGGGCGCCGGGTCGTACCCGGCCATCCGCTCAGCGATGATGCTGTCGACCAACGAGGTCTACTACGAGGCGTACGTGGACGCCGCGGACATGGCGAAGTCGCTCCGGCGGCCCGCCGCCGAGGTGCGCGGCTACCAGGCCAAGGCGGCCGCCCTCAAGAAGGCCATCAACACGTACCTCTGGCTGCCCAAGGAGGGCAGGTACGGCTACTTCATCCACAACGGCGACGCGCTCCAGGGCCAGGTCGACGACCACGAGGAGGGCACCGGGCTGGCCTTCGCCCTGATGTTCGGCATCGCGAGCCCCCAGCAGGCGCGGGAGATCGTCGCCCACACGCACACGAGCACGTGGGGCATCACCGACACCTACCCGACGGAGGCGCGCTACAGCGAGGCCGAGCCGGGCCGGCACAACGCAATGGTGTGGCCGATGGTGCAGGGCATGTGGGCCAGCGGACTGGCGGACGTCGGCGCCCAGGTCCCCTTCGCCCAGGAAGTCGGCCGGCTGGCCGAACTCGCCGACAACAGCAGCGGGTTCTACGAGATCTACAACGCCGACACCGGAGCGCAGTCCGGAGGCTGGCAGGCGGGCACCGCGTGGGGTTCCCAGCCCGACCAGACGTGGAGCGCCACGGCCTACCTGCGGATGATCTACGACGGCGTCTTCGGCCTGGACTTCACCACCAGCGGGATCGGCTTCGCCCCGTCGCTGCCCGCCGGCTGGGGTGACGTCACCCTCAGCGGCATCTCCTACCGCCAGGCCGACCTCACCGTACGGCTGCACGGCGCCGGGAACGTGGTCAGCGGGTTCACCGTGGACGGCCGCCGCACCGACCACCACAGCGTGCCCGCCGACCTCACCGGACGGCACACCGTCGACATCACCCTGACCGGCGCGCCGCGGGCCGACCGGGACGGCGACCACGTCCTCGACGCCGCGGACACCTGCCCCGACCAGCCCGGCACCGCTGCCCTGCACGGCTGCCCGGCACCCACCAGGCTCCAGGCCGAGGACGCGATCAACCGGGGCGGCACGAAGGTCTCCACGAACGACGTGATCTACGGCGCGGACGCCCACACCGGCTACGACGGGCGCGGATACGTCGACGGCATCTGGCAGCAGGGGGCCTCCAGCACCTTCCCGGTGCACCGGGCGAAGACCGGCGCGGCCACGTACGACCTCACCATCCGCTACGCCAACGCCAGCGGGGACGGCCGCACCCTGAGCCTCTACGCCGACGGCGCCAAGGTCCGGCAGGTCCAGCTGCCGCCGGTCGGCACCGCCGGGGACTGGAACACCTGGGGGCAGACCACCGTCACGGGGCTGACCCTCAGCGGTGCCGAGCCCACCGTCACGCTGAAGTGGGACGCGGGTGACACCGGGCAGGTGAACCTCGACTGGGTCGGCCTGACGGCCGGGTGA
- a CDS encoding DUF397 domain-containing protein, producing MRATPELNSARWRKSSYSNGEPGGACVEVAGGVPGIVPVRDSKDPHGPVLAFTPTEWNAFLSAVRKGELPTA from the coding sequence ATGCGAGCCACCCCCGAGCTGAACTCCGCCCGGTGGCGTAAGTCCAGCTACAGCAACGGTGAGCCCGGAGGGGCATGCGTCGAGGTTGCCGGTGGAGTCCCCGGGATCGTCCCTGTACGGGACAGCAAGGACCCGCATGGGCCCGTCCTCGCGTTCACCCCCACCGAGTGGAACGCCTTCCTCAGCGCCGTGCGGAAGGGCGAACTCCCCACGGCCTGA
- a CDS encoding zinc-dependent alcohol dehydrogenase family protein codes for MRTVYIHGERDVRVTEVPDPELLSGPEATGRDAVVRVVAACVCGSDLWGYRGVRATDEPHGIGHEFVGVVEEVGGAVQTIKVGDFVIAPFYICDGTCVNCRNGWTVHCLNGGFWGRPIDGEGPSDAAQSDRVRVPLADGTLFAVPGGQPSDDLIPGLLTLSDVMGTGHHAALSAGVREGSTVAVVGDGAVGLCAVIAAKRLGATRIVAMSRHADRQELARTFGATDIVAERGDEGIAKLKEMFDGVGPDIVLECVGTKESMDQALRSARPGGQVGFVGVPAGGPELPVGTMFGTNVGVRGGVATVRDYIEELLPEVLDGTIKPGLVFTAEMPLSEAAAAYAAMDERRAVKVLLRP; via the coding sequence ATGCGCACTGTCTACATCCACGGTGAACGCGACGTCCGCGTCACCGAAGTCCCCGACCCCGAACTGCTCAGCGGGCCGGAGGCCACCGGCCGGGACGCCGTGGTGCGGGTCGTCGCCGCCTGCGTCTGCGGGTCGGACCTGTGGGGCTACCGGGGCGTGCGGGCCACCGACGAGCCGCACGGCATCGGGCACGAGTTCGTCGGCGTGGTCGAGGAGGTCGGCGGCGCCGTCCAGACGATCAAGGTGGGGGACTTCGTCATCGCCCCCTTCTACATCTGCGACGGCACCTGCGTGAACTGCCGCAACGGCTGGACCGTGCACTGCCTCAACGGCGGCTTCTGGGGCCGCCCGATCGACGGCGAGGGCCCGTCCGACGCCGCGCAGAGCGACCGCGTCCGCGTGCCCCTCGCGGACGGCACCCTGTTCGCGGTCCCCGGCGGCCAGCCCTCCGACGACCTCATACCCGGCCTGCTCACCCTGTCCGACGTCATGGGCACCGGCCACCACGCCGCGCTCTCCGCCGGTGTGCGCGAGGGCTCCACCGTCGCCGTCGTCGGTGACGGCGCCGTCGGCCTGTGCGCGGTCATCGCGGCCAAGCGCCTGGGCGCCACCCGCATCGTCGCCATGTCCCGCCACGCCGACCGGCAGGAGCTCGCCCGCACCTTCGGCGCCACCGACATCGTCGCCGAACGCGGCGACGAGGGCATCGCGAAGCTCAAGGAGATGTTCGACGGCGTCGGCCCCGACATCGTCCTGGAGTGCGTGGGCACCAAGGAGTCCATGGACCAGGCCCTCAGGTCCGCGCGCCCCGGCGGCCAGGTCGGCTTCGTCGGTGTGCCCGCGGGCGGGCCGGAACTCCCTGTCGGCACCATGTTCGGCACGAACGTCGGGGTCCGCGGCGGAGTCGCCACGGTGCGCGACTACATCGAGGAGCTGCTCCCCGAGGTCCTGGACGGCACCATCAAGCCGGGCCTGGTCTTCACCGCCGAGATGCCCCTGTCCGAGGCCGCCGCCGCCTACGCGGCCATGGACGAGCGCCGCGCCGTCAAGGTCCTCCTGCGCCCCTGA
- a CDS encoding SDR family oxidoreductase, with product MDLGLGGRVALVCASTGGLGQAAAEALGAEGAAVAVTGRRRERAEEIAARITAGGGRAVGLGVDLTAPGAPDALVDETVGALGPIDVLVLNGPGPTPGTAADLTPEGVAAAVDLLVAPHVALVRRVLPGMRERGWGRIVAIGSGGVVAPIPGLVSSNAGRAALAGYLKTLATEVAADGVTVNLALPGRIATDRLVRLDQHAAERTGRPEREIRAAAEAAIPAGRYGGADEFGALVAFLGSERASYITGTAVRCDGGQHPAL from the coding sequence ATGGATCTGGGACTGGGCGGCCGGGTGGCCCTGGTGTGCGCGTCGACCGGCGGGTTGGGGCAGGCCGCGGCCGAGGCGCTGGGCGCGGAGGGCGCGGCCGTGGCGGTCACCGGCCGCCGCCGGGAGCGCGCCGAGGAGATCGCCGCGCGGATCACGGCCGGCGGCGGCCGGGCGGTCGGCCTCGGCGTCGACCTGACGGCCCCGGGCGCGCCGGACGCGCTGGTGGACGAGACGGTCGGCGCGCTCGGCCCGATCGACGTCCTGGTGCTCAACGGCCCCGGCCCGACCCCCGGCACCGCCGCCGACCTCACCCCGGAGGGCGTCGCGGCGGCCGTGGACCTGCTGGTCGCCCCGCACGTCGCGCTGGTCCGGCGGGTGCTGCCCGGCATGCGCGAACGCGGCTGGGGCCGGATCGTGGCGATCGGCTCCGGCGGCGTGGTGGCGCCGATCCCTGGCCTGGTCTCCTCCAACGCCGGCCGCGCCGCCCTCGCCGGCTACCTCAAGACGCTCGCCACGGAGGTGGCCGCGGACGGCGTGACCGTCAACCTCGCGCTCCCCGGCCGGATCGCCACCGACCGCCTCGTGCGGCTCGACCAGCACGCGGCGGAGCGCACCGGCCGCCCCGAGCGGGAGATCCGGGCCGCGGCCGAGGCCGCGATCCCGGCCGGGCGCTACGGCGGCGCCGACGAGTTCGGCGCGCTCGTCGCCTTCCTCGGCAGCGAGCGGGCCTCGTACATCACCGGCACGGCCGTCCGCTGCGACGGGGGCCAGCACCCGGCCCTGTGA
- a CDS encoding DUF397 domain-containing protein, producing MHSTHRFNDAQWRKSSYSNGSSNGACIEVALHTPGTVPVRDSKNSHGPVLAFTPAEWNAFLSAVREGELPTA from the coding sequence ATGCACAGCACGCACAGGTTCAACGATGCCCAGTGGCGCAAATCCAGCTACAGCAACGGCAGTAGCAACGGTGCGTGCATCGAGGTTGCCCTGCACACCCCCGGCACCGTGCCCGTACGGGACAGCAAGAACTCGCACGGGCCCGTGCTCGCGTTCACTCCCGCGGAGTGGAACGCCTTCCTCAGCGCCGTACGCGAAGGCGAACTCCCCACGGCCTGA
- a CDS encoding TetR/AcrR family transcriptional regulator, whose amino-acid sequence MASDTPRAGTRPLRSDAARNRELILRTARGLFAAHGTGVGLNDIARAAGIGVGTVYRRFPDKEAILDALVAAKLAAFVGLLHEAAEVADPREALRGYLWAILELRVRDRALHDVLARVESHSEEVEHHSAQLRRGAEALVTRAREAGVVRADFTSADFPVLMEMIGTVTDHTPAEDGAWRRWAALLVDAVSPPG is encoded by the coding sequence ATGGCCAGCGACACGCCGCGCGCCGGAACCCGCCCGCTGCGATCCGACGCGGCGCGCAACCGCGAACTGATCCTGCGGACCGCACGCGGGCTCTTCGCCGCCCACGGCACCGGAGTGGGCCTCAACGACATCGCCCGCGCGGCGGGCATCGGGGTCGGCACCGTCTACCGGCGCTTCCCCGACAAGGAAGCCATCCTGGACGCCCTGGTCGCCGCGAAACTGGCCGCCTTCGTCGGCCTCCTCCACGAAGCCGCCGAGGTCGCCGACCCGCGCGAGGCGCTGCGCGGCTACCTCTGGGCCATCCTGGAACTCCGCGTCCGGGACCGGGCCCTCCACGACGTCCTCGCCCGGGTCGAGTCCCACTCCGAGGAGGTCGAGCACCACAGCGCCCAGCTCAGGCGGGGCGCGGAAGCGCTCGTCACGCGGGCACGCGAGGCCGGGGTGGTCCGGGCGGACTTCACCAGCGCGGACTTCCCGGTCCTCATGGAGATGATCGGCACCGTCACCGACCACACCCCGGCCGAGGACGGCGCCTGGCGCCGCTGGGCCGCACTCCTCGTCGACGCGGTCAGCCCGCCCGGTTAG